A stretch of DNA from bacterium:
GGATTTCTTGCCGGTATCAGAAAAAACACCTGTAATCACCCTGTTTGAAGGAAATACACCCCTTATATTTTCAGAGAGGCTATCTAAAGCAACAGGGCTTTCTGTTTATCTTAAATATGAAGGCTTAAATCCAACAGGCTCATTTAAAGATAGAGGAATGACCGTTGCTATCTCAA
This window harbors:
- a CDS encoding pyridoxal-phosphate dependent enzyme, whose translation is MRNYKGVIERYKDFLPVSEKTPVITLFEGNTPLIFSERLSKATGLSVYLKYEGLNPTGSFKDRGMTVAIS